The following proteins are co-located in the Anaerolineales bacterium genome:
- the murB gene encoding UDP-N-acetylmuramate dehydrogenase gives MPPWDAETIARALKAEDFGQVERQASLRRYAAARVGGRADVLLTVRSSEKLGGAAAWLWAQAIAFRVLGGGSNVLVSDAGVREVVVLNKAAEVRFLDRPSGPAVWAESGAGLGSVARRAVERGLSGLEWAGTVPGTVGGAVVGNAGAFGGDIAGSLEAAEILQPARSAESWPAERLAYRYRGSWLKDHPGRAVVLSASVRLQTGDRQACRRRLAGYVEQRKRTQAAGPSWGSMFKNPPGDHAGRLIEAAGLKGVQRGGAQISPVHANFFVNQGGASAAEVWDLIQLARSEVARKFGIELELEIERFGDWSQSEGEAGV, from the coding sequence ATGCCCCCATGGGACGCCGAGACGATCGCCCGCGCCCTGAAGGCCGAGGACTTCGGCCAGGTCGAACGCCAGGCCTCGCTCCGGCGCTACGCCGCGGCCAGGGTAGGGGGTCGGGCCGACGTGTTGCTCACGGTCCGGTCGTCCGAGAAGCTGGGAGGCGCGGCTGCATGGTTGTGGGCCCAGGCGATCGCCTTCCGTGTCCTGGGGGGCGGGTCGAATGTCCTGGTCTCCGATGCCGGGGTGCGCGAGGTGGTGGTCTTGAACAAGGCAGCTGAGGTTCGCTTCCTCGACCGGCCGAGCGGGCCGGCCGTCTGGGCCGAGTCGGGCGCCGGTTTGGGAAGCGTCGCTCGCCGGGCCGTCGAGCGCGGTCTGTCCGGCCTCGAGTGGGCTGGCACCGTTCCGGGAACCGTGGGAGGGGCGGTGGTCGGGAACGCCGGAGCTTTCGGCGGGGATATTGCCGGGAGCCTGGAGGCGGCCGAGATCTTGCAACCCGCGCGCAGCGCCGAGTCCTGGCCGGCCGAGCGGCTGGCCTATCGCTATCGTGGTTCCTGGCTGAAGGATCATCCCGGCCGGGCTGTTGTGCTCTCGGCTTCCGTCCGCCTCCAGACCGGGGATCGCCAGGCCTGCCGGAGGCGCCTGGCGGGGTACGTGGAGCAGCGAAAGCGGACGCAGGCTGCCGGCCCCAGCTGGGGATCGATGTTCAAGAACCCGCCGGGCGATCATGCCGGCCGGCTGATCGAGGCGGCGGGGCTGAAAGGGGTGCAGCGAGGCGGGGCGCAGATCAGCCCAGTCCACGCCAACTTCTTCGTCAATCAGGGCGGGGCCTCGGCGGCGGAGGTCTGGGACTTGATCCAGCTCGCCCGGAGCGAGGTGGCGCGGAAGTTCGGCATCGAGCTGGAGCTCGAGATCGAGCGTTTCGGCGACTGGAGTCAGTCTGAGGGAGAGGCGGGCGTTTGA
- the murC gene encoding UDP-N-acetylmuramate--L-alanine ligase — MSAIARILAEQGESVTGSDQTVSVYSQGLEALGVPIAYGHRAENIAGADVLLVSSAIPAGNPELAAALEAGLPVMRRERFLAELTAPYQVIAAAGTHGKTTTTGLIAWILSEAGLDPSFIVGGVLLDFGSNAHAGSGKAFVIEADEYDRAFLGLHPDVAVVTSVEHDHPDCFPTPESFRAAFQEFAAQVERTLIVCADDPAALALESSARRVSYGLSPEADWHAEEIRPNGVGGSDFLVLRGSEVVGLVRTRLPGDHNVRNTLAALAVADDLGVPFAMARQALTGYRGASRRSEVIGQEGGVVVVDDYAHHPSEIRATLSGLRQRYPERSLWAVFQPHTYSRVRALLADFAACFSLADHVRITDIFPAREQPDGVTTGPSLAESIRHPDCRYSGALEESARALIAEVKSNSVVVTLSAGDGNVIGKMLLEALRQREGGQYAEG, encoded by the coding sequence ATGTCGGCCATCGCCCGGATACTGGCAGAACAAGGGGAGAGCGTGACCGGATCGGATCAGACCGTCTCGGTGTATTCCCAGGGACTGGAAGCCCTGGGCGTGCCAATCGCCTACGGCCATCGGGCTGAGAACATCGCCGGCGCCGACGTGCTGCTCGTGTCATCGGCGATCCCGGCCGGAAACCCCGAGCTGGCCGCCGCCCTCGAGGCCGGCCTGCCAGTCATGCGCCGCGAGCGCTTCCTGGCCGAGCTGACGGCCCCGTACCAGGTGATCGCCGCCGCCGGGACGCATGGCAAGACCACCACCACCGGCCTGATCGCCTGGATTCTGTCCGAAGCCGGACTGGATCCCAGCTTCATCGTCGGCGGCGTGCTGCTGGATTTCGGAAGCAACGCCCATGCGGGATCGGGGAAGGCCTTCGTCATCGAGGCCGATGAATATGACCGCGCCTTCCTCGGCCTTCATCCCGATGTAGCCGTCGTGACCAGCGTCGAGCATGATCATCCGGACTGCTTCCCCACCCCCGAGTCCTTCCGGGCCGCCTTCCAGGAATTCGCGGCTCAGGTCGAGCGGACCCTGATCGTATGTGCGGATGACCCGGCAGCCCTGGCGCTGGAGAGCTCGGCCCGGCGGGTCAGCTACGGGCTTTCGCCTGAGGCCGATTGGCATGCCGAGGAGATCCGCCCCAACGGCGTCGGAGGCAGTGACTTCCTCGTGCTTCGCGGGTCTGAGGTCGTCGGCTTGGTGCGAACCCGCCTGCCCGGAGACCACAACGTGCGCAACACCCTGGCCGCGCTGGCGGTCGCCGATGACCTGGGGGTGCCCTTCGCCATGGCGCGCCAGGCCCTGACCGGCTACCGGGGCGCCAGCCGGCGCAGCGAAGTCATCGGACAGGAGGGCGGGGTGGTTGTGGTGGATGACTACGCCCACCATCCGTCGGAGATCCGGGCGACCCTCTCCGGCCTGCGCCAACGCTACCCCGAGCGCAGCCTGTGGGCGGTCTTCCAGCCGCACACCTATTCAAGGGTGCGGGCGTTGCTAGCCGACTTCGCGGCCTGCTTCAGCCTGGCGGATCATGTGCGAATCACCGACATCTTTCCCGCCCGCGAGCAGCCAGACGGGGTCACGACCGGCCCCAGCCTGGCCGAGAGTATCCGCCATCCGGATTGCCGTTACAGCGGAGCGCTCGAGGAGAGCGCTCGCGCCTTGATCGCCGAAGTCAAGTCGAACAGCGTCGTCGTCACCTTGAGTGCGGGGGACGGCAATGTGATTGGGAAGATGTTGTTGGAGGCGCTGCGCCAGAGGGAAGGAGGCCAATATGCCGAAGGATAA
- a CDS encoding FtsQ-type POTRA domain-containing protein, whose translation MSISSRVLGGGKPRARRVRAQRARMAFATDAVLPEPRRRPAQRRARKRYEVSVPNRLGAGVQLPSVPVVRPGPRLLSALMLALVVLGGSRLVGAPQFMVGEAEVNQTLMLPDQLIRSLIGVDRRSIFLADPQAIRARLELQPEISRAEVSVKWPNRVVVGIQERHPILEWNDAGRVWWVSSEGIGYLAHGSWPGLIKVSSRKPMLTISPDPLAPVVAPEILRAAGVLSAQLPAEVGLIYNQDRGLGFEDSRGWKAYFGLDGDLVLKYRLHERIAEALQAQGIQPAMVSVEDLGAPYYEESR comes from the coding sequence ATGTCGATCTCCAGCCGGGTCTTGGGAGGAGGCAAACCGCGCGCTCGCCGCGTCCGGGCCCAGCGCGCCCGTATGGCGTTCGCCACCGATGCCGTCCTGCCGGAGCCGCGCCGTCGCCCGGCCCAGCGCCGGGCGCGCAAGCGCTACGAAGTGTCTGTGCCCAATCGGCTGGGCGCCGGTGTGCAGCTGCCCTCGGTCCCGGTCGTGCGCCCCGGCCCGCGCCTGCTGTCGGCGCTGATGCTGGCGTTGGTTGTCCTGGGTGGGTCGCGGCTGGTAGGTGCTCCCCAGTTCATGGTTGGCGAGGCCGAGGTCAACCAGACGCTGATGCTTCCCGACCAGCTGATCCGGTCGCTGATCGGGGTCGATCGCCGGTCGATCTTCCTGGCGGACCCGCAGGCCATTCGGGCGCGGCTGGAATTGCAGCCTGAGATCTCCCGAGCCGAAGTCTCCGTCAAGTGGCCGAACCGGGTGGTGGTGGGCATCCAAGAACGACACCCGATACTCGAGTGGAATGACGCCGGGCGCGTGTGGTGGGTGAGCTCGGAAGGGATCGGCTATCTGGCGCATGGCTCGTGGCCGGGCCTGATCAAGGTCTCCAGTCGCAAGCCAATGCTGACCATCTCGCCCGACCCGCTGGCGCCGGTTGTGGCCCCCGAGATCCTGCGGGCGGCGGGCGTGCTCAGCGCCCAGCTGCCGGCCGAGGTCGGGCTGATCTACAACCAGGACCGGGGACTGGGCTTCGAGGATTCCCGGGGCTGGAAGGCGTACTTCGGCCTCGATGGGGACCTAGTTCTGAAGTACCGCCTGCATGAACGCATCGCCGAGGCCCTGCAGGCTCAGGGCATACAACCTGCAATGGTAAGCGTCGAGGATCTCGGCGCGCCGTACTACGAGGAGTCGAGGTAG
- a CDS encoding UDP-N-acetylglucosamine--N-acetylmuramyl-(pentapeptide) pyrophosphoryl-undecaprenol N-acetylglucosamine transferase, whose protein sequence is MAIIAELDRSVDVLWVGSEGGMEASLVERAGVRFVSVPAAGVHGVGWRALPGNLLQLARGVAAARRVLAEYRPQALLLTGGYVGVPVALAARRVPKLVYVPDIEPGQALKLMARLADRLAVTADESLPRLPRRSRARVTGYPTRPDLRGVDRDQAKRHFGLDPAIPTLLVFGGSKGALSLNEALWGCLSEMLRISQVVHITGSLDWPRTEAQQRQLGAELGSRYHAFAYLHDEMALALAAADLAVARAGAATLGELPLFGLPGVLVPYPHAWRYQKVNAEYLAARGGAIRIDDADLASRMLPVVGDLLSDPERLERMRRSMRQLARPQAAAEIAAEVKHLLAEDGARG, encoded by the coding sequence TTGGCCATAATCGCCGAACTCGATCGGAGCGTTGACGTGCTCTGGGTGGGATCCGAGGGAGGCATGGAGGCTTCCCTGGTCGAGCGCGCCGGCGTGCGCTTTGTGAGCGTCCCGGCAGCGGGCGTGCATGGCGTGGGCTGGCGGGCGCTGCCCGGTAACCTGCTGCAGCTCGCCCGGGGTGTCGCCGCGGCGCGGCGCGTGTTGGCGGAGTACCGGCCGCAGGCGCTGCTGCTGACCGGCGGGTATGTCGGTGTGCCTGTGGCACTGGCCGCGCGGCGGGTCCCGAAGCTGGTGTATGTCCCGGACATTGAACCAGGCCAGGCGCTGAAGCTGATGGCCCGCCTCGCCGATCGCCTGGCCGTGACGGCTGACGAGAGCCTTCCCCGGCTTCCTCGCCGGAGCCGGGCACGAGTGACGGGCTATCCCACCCGGCCGGACCTGCGGGGGGTGGACCGCGACCAGGCCAAGCGGCACTTCGGCCTCGACCCGGCAATTCCTACGCTGTTGGTGTTTGGCGGCAGCAAGGGCGCCCTTTCGTTGAATGAGGCGCTATGGGGATGCCTCTCCGAGATGCTCAGAATCTCCCAAGTAGTGCACATCACCGGCTCGCTCGACTGGCCGCGAACCGAAGCCCAACAGCGCCAGCTGGGGGCCGAGCTGGGGTCGCGGTACCACGCCTTCGCCTACTTGCACGATGAGATGGCACTGGCACTGGCGGCGGCCGATCTGGCGGTGGCCCGCGCCGGGGCTGCCACGCTGGGTGAGCTGCCGCTCTTCGGCCTGCCCGGAGTGCTGGTTCCGTATCCCCATGCCTGGCGCTACCAGAAGGTGAATGCCGAGTACCTGGCGGCGAGAGGCGGCGCCATTCGAATCGATGACGCCGACCTGGCGAGCCGCATGCTTCCCGTCGTGGGCGATCTGCTGAGCGACCCGGAGCGGCTCGAACGCATGCGCCGATCCATGCGCCAGCTGGCCCGTCCTCAGGCGGCGGCTGAGATCGCCGCCGAAGTCAAACACCTGCTGGCGGAGGACGGTGCCCGTGGTTAG
- a CDS encoding D-alanine--D-alanine ligase codes for MAAKKLRILVLFGGRSGEHEVSLRSARSVLSQLDADKYDVLPVGVTHEGRWFAGEDVLARFERREMAGLVPVAFVAEPGNWNLYHWELGKPLSIHQPSDLVFPLIHGTFGEDGTLQGLLDLMEIPYVSGGVLASSVGMDKGIFKDVMRSHGVPVVDGVIVTGAQIADDLQAVLAACEALGPYPLFTKPANLGSSVGITKCRGRSDLVEGLMDAARYDRRVLIEQGIDGREIEVSVLGNDDPDASVPGEVIPGDEFYSYRAKYMDDTSRLVIPAELEQGLADEIRHLAVQAFKAVDGAGMARADFLIERGTNAIYLNEVNTLPGFTSISMYPKLWEASGVPYPVLLDRLIALALERHEEKRRLIRRYEA; via the coding sequence ATGGCAGCCAAGAAGCTGCGGATCCTGGTCCTGTTCGGCGGGCGCTCAGGAGAGCATGAGGTCTCCTTGCGCTCGGCGCGCTCGGTGCTCTCCCAACTCGATGCTGACAAGTACGATGTCTTGCCTGTGGGGGTTACTCATGAGGGACGCTGGTTCGCCGGCGAAGACGTCCTGGCGCGATTCGAGCGGCGGGAAATGGCAGGCCTGGTTCCAGTCGCCTTTGTGGCTGAGCCCGGGAACTGGAACCTGTATCACTGGGAACTGGGCAAGCCGCTGAGCATTCACCAGCCGTCGGACCTGGTCTTCCCGCTGATCCACGGGACCTTCGGTGAGGACGGAACGCTGCAAGGTTTGTTGGACCTGATGGAAATCCCGTACGTCAGCGGCGGCGTGCTGGCCTCCTCGGTGGGCATGGACAAGGGAATCTTTAAGGATGTCATGCGCTCGCACGGCGTGCCGGTTGTCGACGGGGTGATTGTGACCGGAGCCCAGATCGCCGACGACCTCCAGGCTGTGCTGGCTGCCTGTGAGGCCTTGGGACCCTATCCACTGTTCACCAAGCCCGCCAACCTGGGGTCCTCGGTAGGGATCACCAAGTGCCGCGGCCGGAGCGACTTAGTCGAAGGATTGATGGACGCCGCCCGTTACGACCGACGGGTTCTCATCGAGCAAGGAATCGACGGGCGCGAGATCGAAGTCAGCGTGCTGGGTAACGACGATCCCGATGCCTCCGTCCCGGGTGAGGTGATCCCCGGAGACGAGTTCTACTCCTACCGCGCCAAGTACATGGATGACACCTCTCGCCTGGTCATTCCGGCCGAGCTCGAGCAGGGCTTGGCCGACGAGATCCGCCACCTGGCGGTGCAGGCTTTCAAGGCGGTGGACGGCGCCGGGATGGCCCGGGCCGATTTTCTGATTGAGCGCGGCACGAACGCCATCTACCTGAATGAGGTCAACACCCTTCCGGGGTTCACCAGCATCAGCATGTACCCGAAGCTTTGGGAGGCGAGCGGGGTTCCATACCCGGTGTTGCTGGATCGCCTGATCGCCCTCGCTCTTGAGCGGCACGAGGAGAAGCGGCGCTTGATCCGCCGCTACGAGGCCTAG